The window CAGACGATGACGGTGATCAATACGGCGGCTCCAGAAGACTGAAAGATTACCTTTCAATGGCTCGGGTTTGCCTGTTCCATTATAGGGGTTGCGTTGAATTTCTTTAAGAATATCATTTATTTTTTTAAGGTTTTTTTATCCTGAATCTGCCAGTACAGATATTCAGCCCAAGCTTTATCATGCCAGATTAACATAAATTTTTTAATCTTTTATCAAGTCTCTTGCTGAACAATTTTTCCCTTGTTTCAAATCCGCAGCAACGTCTGCCAGGTGAGACTGGTTTTTGACATTGTAGAAAGGATCAGGATCTGCATATGGCTGAAATGGCAAACCATTTACCCGTACCATCTGAGCTAAAAACATC is drawn from Desulfobotulus mexicanus and contains these coding sequences:
- a CDS encoding Txe/YoeB family addiction module toxin; the encoded protein is MNDILKEIQRNPYNGTGKPEPLKGNLSVFWSRRIDHRHRLVYSIDGNDCYIAQCKGHYDDD
- a CDS encoding type II toxin-antitoxin system RelB/DinJ family antitoxin, whose protein sequence is MASVQVKVDDQLRARAQAVAADMGLDLASAIRMFLAQMVRVNGLPFQPYADPDPFYNVKNQSHLADVAADLKQGKNCSARDLIKD